ATCAGATCATAATCAAGCCCTCCCGCACCACCGCCAGCAGAAACAGGTGCCTTCTTTATACCCAGATGATCAGGGTTATTCTGCTCGTATTCCAGGAACAAGCCTGTATTATAAGCATCCCCGCCTTTGGTATGACAATGCGCACAATTGACATCCAGATAAGCTCTTGCCCGCTGTGTGACAGTAAAATGCCGGGCATCCGCCCAGTTTGGTAATTGCGCTACCGCAGCGATTGCAGGTAAACCCGTCAAGACTCCTTTTCCGGCCCATGCCAGCAATTGGTTTTCTTTCGCACCAGGAACAGTAAAATTCAGGTTTCTTGCTTTAGGACCAATTGGAATCAGCACATCATCTTTAATATGACACCTTTTACAATCATTCGTATTAGGCACCTGATAATTGGTAAATAACTTATTGTTATCATTATCTAATAAAGTTACCGGGACTTTCGCACCAGTGATATGCTTAACTGCATCCGTCTGTTCCTTATTCCACAGATAATTCATCACTTTCCAGCTTTTATCTGCAGGATCTCTGACCAGTAACCGCGTTTCAATCATAACCTGCTGATGCACTGTATTGACATAAGCAAAATTCTTAATGATAATTGTAGAGTCCGGAAAATCCAGCACACCTTTAACGGTGTACTTAATTGCCTTTCCCTTCGGTAACACTATAAACCGCTTTTTAACTGCATAATCGGTAAATAATGGTGTACTAAGCTCATAGCTCAGCACACCATCCCGGGGGTTGAGCGCATTTAGTTTACCTTTAAAAAAACCGTATTCAGATAGCTTTTCTTTAAATTGAAATCCGATCCTGCCGGATGGATCAGTATTTTGAGCCGGTTTGTTCTTACAGCCCTGCTCCCCGAACAGGGAAAATAAAATCACCAAAAGGAGCAAACTGCTAAAAATATAAGTTTTACGCATTGTTATCATTTGATTAAAAATTCCGCTTATCATTAAAATCCGTTTCTCCTGAAGAACAATTCCATACTTAATGTCCTTCCACCGGCAGATCGCAGCTAAACGGCTTCCTGTTTGTGTCAGGCTTCCAATGCTGTGGATTAGCTATATTCAGAAAATCAGCGTTGACGAACACATTATCTCCTGCCTGCCTGATACAAATCGAATCCGGATTCAAAGCAACCCCTTTTGTCAGGATATTACTCGAAATTCCATCATACATGATCAGTGGTATCCGTTTGTTCTTCCTGCCCGGATCAAGCCTGTTCAATTGCTGTTCTATAGCAATCAATGTTTTTCCAATACGATGTTCATAAGCAGGTTCTGGAAAAGCGGCTCCCATTGCAATTGTATTATCATGAATATTTATGTTTTTAGGAACCGGATAGTAATTAGCATTTATCTTTTCTCCCGCCTTAGTATCAATAGCAAATCCTGAAGCTATCATAATAGCCGAAGAGTTATTATTAATAATACGGTTATTATAAATCTCAATATCAGAAGCAGCAAGGATGATAATTCCCGAACCCGGAGAAGCATTTCCCACTCCCCATGTAGTTCCAAAACTTCCTGACTTAGCAAAGTTTCTGAAATTATTATCATGTATATAGTTATTATAGGCTTTGACGTGTCCGCCTCTTTTGGAAAGATCCGGCAAATCAAATACCAGGAAACCCGCAGTATTGTTATAAAATTCATTGTCATAAACCTGTGCATGAGACGTATTTTCAATTTCACACCCAGCTACATTTTTAGCTGCCTTACAC
This portion of the Pedobacter lusitanus genome encodes:
- a CDS encoding parallel beta-helix domain-containing protein, which gives rise to MKHLFPISFLFLLVGITLQFSCTSPSAVQQEYKISLSFKPGEEAKIAEALLSVKDSTRIFLKKGLYKFDNLSIAQVSHVSIQGEGYGQTILDFSQQSQGGEGIRVTNVKHFTIDGMTIKDSKGDLLKINKSRDVVITNLHAIWSKADSTSGGYAIYPVMCKNVLIENCYTEGSSDAGIYVGQTDSAIVRKCKAAKNVAGCEIENTSHAQVYDNEFYNNTAGFLVFDLPDLSKRGGHVKAYNNYIHDNNFRNFAKSGSFGTTWGVGNASPGSGIIILAASDIEIYNNRIINNNSSAIMIASGFAIDTKAGEKINANYYPVPKNINIHDNTIAMGAAFPEPAYEHRIGKTLIAIEQQLNRLDPGRKNKRIPLIMYDGISSNILTKGVALNPDSICIRQAGDNVFVNADFLNIANPQHWKPDTNRKPFSCDLPVEGH
- a CDS encoding SO2930 family diheme c-type cytochrome, whose protein sequence is MRKTYIFSSLLLLVILFSLFGEQGCKNKPAQNTDPSGRIGFQFKEKLSEYGFFKGKLNALNPRDGVLSYELSTPLFTDYAVKKRFIVLPKGKAIKYTVKGVLDFPDSTIIIKNFAYVNTVHQQVMIETRLLVRDPADKSWKVMNYLWNKEQTDAVKHITGAKVPVTLLDNDNNKLFTNYQVPNTNDCKRCHIKDDVLIPIGPKARNLNFTVPGAKENQLLAWAGKGVLTGLPAIAAVAQLPNWADARHFTVTQRARAYLDVNCAHCHTKGGDAYNTGLFLEYEQNNPDHLGIKKAPVSAGGGAGGLDYDLIPGDAGHSILLYRMNSTEPGTAMPELARTVVHKQGVKLIREWIHSMAKKP